TCTCAAGAGCAAAAACCAGAAAGGGCTACTGGCCTATGTCATTAACCTTTTCGACGACCTGGGCATCGATATTGTCACAGCAAAGGTGCATACCCTGAAAAACAGGGTACGGGATATGTTCCTTATCGAAAAGAATGGAAACTTTTGTCATAATGTTGAGATCATAATAGAAAAACTGACTACTGAAAAGAATGAGGGAAAATAGATGTGTGGAATCGTAGGGTATATCGGCCCCAAAGAAAAAAAAGAAATACTGCTGGACGGACTGCAGGAGCTTGAGTACAGAGGCTATGACTCCGCAGGGATCGCGGTCATAGAGGGTGAAAAGCTCAACAGTTTCAAAGCCATCGGAAAACTGGAAAACCTTAGAGAGAAAACCAAAGAATATAGCAGTGAAGGCTTTGGCATCTCCATCGGACATACACGCTGGGCAACCCACGGCAAACCGACAGAACTCAATGCCCACCCGCATCTGGGGGCCTACTCCTATGTCGTACACAACGGGATCATCGAAAATTATCAGGAATTGAAAGAGGAGCTTCAAAAAGAAGGGGTCCATTTTCTAAGCCAGACCGATACGGAGACGATCGTCCACCTCTTTGAAATATACAATAACAAAATGAACGATCCGTTTGCAGCTTTTGAAAAGACGATCGGACGACTTGAAGGGGCTTATGCGACCCTGCTCATCACCGAGGCGGCACCCGACACCATCTTCTTTGCGAAGAACGGTTCTCCTATGCTTATCGGTTTTGACGGAGCAGAGGTCTACTTTGCTTCTTCCGATACGCCTATCATAGGAAAAGCGAATGAAGTCTATTACCTTGAAGACGGCGAATACGGCTATGTCAAAGAGGGAGAGGTCCACCTCTTCAATGCGGAAGGTGAAAAAACTTTTACCAAACAGCCTTTGACCGCAGACAAACTCTCCGCGCAGAAAGACGGGTACCGCTTCTTTATGGAGAAAGAGATCTATGAGCAAAGCACTGTCATGTCTGAAACTATTATGGGACGCGTGCTGGCTGATAAGATCATATTGGATGAGCTGGATGACGATTTCTTTGAAGGCATCAACGCTATCAAGATCTGTGCCTGCGGAACCTCTTATCACTCCGCACTGACCGCCGCCTATCTGTTTGAGCGCATTTCAAAGATCCGCTGCGATGTGGAGATCGCTTCAGAGTTCCGATACAAAGAACCGCTTTTAAGCGAAGATACCCTCTTTATCACTATTTCTCAGAGCGGTGAAACGGCCGATACGCTTGAAGCCTTGAAGATGGCCAAACGTGCGGGACTCAAAAGCCTGAGTATCTGTAACGTGGACAACTCTTCCATCGTACGGGAGAGTAATGCTGCCATCCTGACACGTGCAGGCATAGAAAAAGGAGTCGCCAGTACCAAAGCGTTTGCTACACAGACCATGGTACTCTGGATACTCGCACTCTATATGGGCCAGGAGAAGCAAACCGTTTCTCCGGATGTATTGGCAAAAGAGATCGATGCAATCCTTCATACACCCAAAGCCCTTGTCGTCACAGACCGACTGCATGCCAAACTGACCCGGCTTTCCAAACGTTATCTTCACGGGCACGGATTTTTCTTCATCGGAAGGGACATCTTCTTCCCACTTGCCCTCGAAGGTGCGCTCAAGCTCAAAGAGATCTCCTATCTGCATGCGGAAGGCTACCCGGCGGGCGAGATGAAACATGGTCCTATCGCACTTGCAGACAGCGATCTCTTTACCATCGCACTCATGCCAAAGACCATGCATTACGACAAGATCAAGTCGAATGTGGAAGAGCTTTCTGCCAGAGATGCCACCATCTGTGCCATCTCACCGGAGTCTTTTGAGTTAGCAGACGATTTCATCCAGACCAGGTATGACACTCACCCGATGTTGGAATTTTTTGAAATGATGGTGGTCACACAACTGCTTGCCTTGGAGATCTCTGTAAGACTTGGGAATGACGTGGATATGCCGAGGAATTTGGCAAAGTCTGTGACTGTGGAATAATAAAGGTGAAAAAGGAAAATAAATCTTGACTCGTTACCATGTTGTACGTGGTAATGCATACTTCACCGCTTTATTACAGAACAAACTGCATATTATTTACACACTCATATGAATTCCCACGCAAAGCATGGGAACTAGCATGTATAAAACCATTGCTTACATAAGGCTTTGTAAATCACCTTGTAAGCCTTCAATTTTTCTTTTTCCCATTCTATTTTACCAAAATATGAAACCAGCATATATGCTTCATCTGCCTGGTTCAATCCAAACTCCACACAAACACAAGCCAGATCAAAATATCTGTCATTTACGCTTGCATATTCAAAATCTATGAACTTTACATCATTGGGAAAAAAGATATTTTGCGGGTTAAGGTCATTATGACAGAGGACATACTCTTTGGGGTAGTTCTCTATGGTTTTGAATGCTTTCTGGACTTCATCTGTTTTATTTTTTATTTGGAGTTCTATGGGTTTTGCATCTATACTGATGCTATGCAGTTTTTTTAAAGTTTCAGCCAAACATTGTACATCGTTTTTATCAAGCTTTCTCTTATGTTCCCCCTCTAAAAATGCAAACACCATAAAGCCATTGGCTTTGTCAAACACCAAAGGTTCTGCTGCAATACCTTGCTTGTAAGTTACGTTTTGCACTTTCCACTCAAAGTCTCTGTCTATATCTTCCTGTAAAAGTTTACGGACAATATATTTAACCCCATTGGCCACCACTAGATAGTTTTCATTACAATACCCTTGATTTTCCAAAAGTGTACATGAGTCTATTGTTTTATTTTTAAAAAATAGGTGTTTTTTGAGTCGTGCTATCATTGTTTTACAAGTGTATGGTTTTGCATCTTATAGACTTTATCGGCAATACGCTCAGCATCCAGGAGATCATGCGTGACCATGATCGTATGCAAATGGTTTTCTGTAGTGATCTTTTTGACCAGGTCAAGCATTTCAATTTTTGTCTCTCTGTCCAGCCCGGTAAACGGTTCATCCAGCAGAAGTATAGGTTCTCTCCTCAGCAAGACACGTGCCAGTGCCACACGCTGCTGTTGGCCGCCGGAAAGGGATGCAACAGGCGCGTATTCATACTTTTCCAGACCAACCTCTTTAAGTATCTCCCCTACTTTTTCAAACTCCTTCCGACTGCTTTTCAATGTTCTGCTTACACCCAAAAGAATGTTCTTTTGTACGGAGAGATGTTCAAAGAGATTATGATTCTGAAACAGTATGCTTACCGGTCTTTTTTCTACAGGTAGATCGGTCAATTCTCTTCCGTCCAGGCTAATATTTCCGCCTGATGCCGGGAGAAAACCTGCAATGATATCCAGCAGTGTGGACTTTCCGCTTCCGCTTTGTCCAAGTATGGCAGCGATCTCTCCCCTCTCCACGGAGAGGGCATAGGTATAGAGATCATCGGCATTTTTATATCGGTATTTCAAATCATTTATGCTCAGCAACTTCGCCTCCGGATACTTTTCTTTCAAACAGCCTTGGCACAGCCACAAATACACTCAGTATGATCACCAACAGGATCAGCGCAACCCCTGCGGCGTCATTGGTTCGATAGGAGCCCATAAGCTGATAGAGATACCATGGCAGGGTCGAGAATTCATCTGACCCGAAAAGTGCTATGATACCCAAATCCCCCAGTGAAAAACAAAAAGCCAGAGCAAAAACATAGCCTATGGAGGATTTCAGATAAGGATATTCGCAATAGATCCATCTCTGCACTTTGCCAAGGTTTAGTGAAAATACCAGTTTGTCATACCGCTGTGCCGTTTTCTGCATCACGGGACTCAGTACAGAAAGTGCAAAAGGCAGAGACATCAGTACATTTGCCGTCAATACGGCTGCCGAGGCCCAGACCACTATAGGAGCCTCATATTTTTGGGACAGCAGAAAAAATCCCAGCCCCATCACGAGTGAAGGAATGGCGAGGTAGAGATTACCGGAAAAAGAGATCAGCAGACTCAAAGGTTTTGAAAAAACCCTGTCCGCCAAACGGTTCTTTAAGGTAAAATGGCGTTTTGCATCACTTAAGAACAGAGCAAGCACAACGGTCAGTATGCTTGAGGCAACGGCAAACACTAGACTCGTCAGAAACGATTTTACAAAGAGTGACTCAGCAAATATACGTCCGAAATCCGCACCTGAACCATCGGCAATGATCACAAGAAGCGGCAAAACAAAAAAGAGAGTGAAAAGTGCGATCACTGTTCTCTGTATCCACCCGATATGTTCTGCTTCTTTCCAGGGTATCCGGACAGAAGCGGTTTTCAGGTTGCTCAGCCCTGTCCTGAAATTGGAAGAGAAGATCACCAGCAGTGTAGAGATAGCAAGCTGTATCAGTGCCAGTTTCAAAGCCATAGCAATGTCAAAATCAATCCTTACCGCTTCATAGATGGCAACTTCCAGAGTATTGTACGCCGGAGAGCCGCCCAGGATAAGCACAATGGCGAATGAACTGAAGCATAAAAGGAATATGGTTGAAGCAATACTCAAAAGTGTGGGCTTCAAAGCAGGCAGTTCCACATAGATGAATCTTTGGAATGTGCTAAACCCCAGACTTTTGGCAAGCTTGTATTTTTCTTTGGGGATACTTTCGAAAGTGTGCAGCAGGGAACGTGATGCAAATGAAGCATTCAGGTAGGTATGTGCCAGCAATATCCCGCTCAGGCCGTAAAGGTAGGAACCGAAAGAATGATCGAAAAGAGCGATGCTGATCTGGTTGATCCACCCGTTACGTCCATAAATACCGATGAGCCCGAAAGCGACAAGCAGCGTGGGCAAGACCAGTGAGGAAGAAAAAAGAGCGACCAGTACCGAGCGTCCTTTAAAGTCTGACTGATGCGCCAGGCTCCAGGCAAGCACAATACCTACAGCCAGAGAAAGCAGCGTGGACAAAAACGCCTGATAAAGCGTAAATTCCAAAAGTCCATACACCCTCTCGTCAAGTCGGGTAATCTGTACCGGGTCCTCTGCCCCCAAAAGTGTCATAAAAAGCAAAAGTGCGAAGCCCAGTAAAAAGAAAGAAACAAAAAGACCCGGCAGCAAAGAGCCTTTAAAGCCATACAATCTCTTTAGCATGATTATCGTCTCAAGGCATTCAGCCATTCATCGATGTATGCTTTTCGGCTGGCTTCTACCTTTTTGCCATCCATTAAAAGCATTTTGGATGGTACGATCAACTGTTCAAAAGCATTGGGTAACCCTTTTGTGGTCTTTACCACCGGATATGCCCAGTTGGTCGTAGGGATGATATCTGCAAAGGCAGGGGAAAGCATAAAAGAGAGAAACTCCCTCGCCAATGCTTTATGTTTGGATGATTTCAGCATCGCTGCCACTTCTATCTGCCCGTAATGGCCCTCTTTGAAACTGGCCGCTTTGATATTGTTTTTCTTCTCTTCTATCATATGGTATGCGGGTGAAGTGGTGTAGGAGAGTACCATATCGGCCTCACCTTTCAAAAAGAGACTATAGGATTCAGACCACCCTTTGGTGATCGTCAGAATATGGGGAGCCAGACGTTTCCAGTATGCCCCGGCTTTTTCACCATAGAGCTCTTTGATCCATAAAAGAAGACCCAGCCCGGAAGTAGAAGAACGCGGGTCCTGAATGAGAATTTTAAAATTCTCGGGCATAGATGCCAACGCTTCAAATGAGTCAGGTACCTCTTTGAGCTTATCACTGTCGTATACAAAGGCAAAATAGCTGTAGTCATACGGTACAAAATTTTCATCTTTGTAAGGTACAGGCAGGAGAAGCATGGAAGTATTGAGATCGTGCTTTTCAAAAAGCCCGGTCTTATTCGCTGTTTGTGCGATACTTGTATCCAGCCCCAGTAAAATGTCTGCTTTGGTATGTTTTCCTTCCAGCTGTATTTTCCGCAATGCACCTATAGAACTGGAAGTAGAAACAAACTTCAGCGTGCAGTTACACTCTCTTTCAAAAGCTTCTTTTATCTTGGGAGCCGCACCCCATGAAGCCGTGAAAGAGTTGTAGGTGTAGACGGTCAGTGTGGGTTTTATGTCCTGCCCGAATGCAACGGATGTAAACATGAAAGTGATAAGAAGAGTATGAATGATTTTAAACATAGGGGATTATACCATATCGCTGTAGGGTGCGTTTGGCCACGCACCTTTTTAAGTGATTAAAAATCGTAGGTCAGTGTCAGACCGAAGGTTCTTGGTGTCCCTTTTTGCGTATAGAGTTCCGGCTCGTAGAATTTGGACGGATCGTTACCAAAATAAAATCCGCGAACATCATATTCCTTGTCTGCGAGATTCCTTCCCCACAATGTTGCACTGAAGTTACCGTAAACATATTCTATGCTGCTGTTGAGAAGTGCATATGAGTCAGACTTCTGGTCATGTGTATCGGAGAAATAATAGCTGCCCATTCCCTCTACATTGGCTTTGAATCTCCAGTTCTCCAAAAAGCTGTAATCCAATCCCACATTATACTGATATTTCGGTGACTGTGCCGGTGCACGTCCTGTCATTTCAGGCGTATACTCATCAAATTCTGCATGGAGCAGCCCCAGTTTGCTGTAGAGGTGCAGAGTGTCATTGGGGTAGTAATCCAATTCAGATTCAAGACCATAATACGTTCCCTTTGCCGCATTGTCGAAATAGTCGGAAAAACTTCTATCGTTCTCTATATAGGCTTTGACCTGCTGGTCTCTTCGTTTACCGTAAAAGAAGTTGAGACGGTTGACAAGTGTGTTATCAAAGTATTTTGAATTCACACCTACATCGAGATTCCAGAGGGTCTCAGTCTCAAAAGTTCTGTCTTCACTCGGAAGCGTATTGTCCGCATTGACACCTCCTGGCTTGTAGCCTCTGGAAAGAGTTGCATAATAGAGAGCATTCTCATCCGCCTTGTAAGAAAGTCCGATCTTTCCTCCGTACAGATTCTCATCCGTATTTTCGGTAAAGGCATTGGAATCACTGTAATCCACATCCCAATTCTCCGCTCTCAGCCCCAAAGTGAAAACAAGTTTGTCTGTCAGATCACTGTCTATTTGTCCGTAGATTGCTTTATTCGTCGTATCATAATTATGGGTAAACGTTTCCCAGTGGTCATCCTTGAAATGGTTTCTGTTCAACCCTTCACTGTAGTCTTTATAATACATGCCGACTGTCCAGGCAGTAGTACCGTTAAATATCTTTCCTGCCTTATCCGAGACCATACGCATGTCAAAATCTGTCTGCTTTCTGTTTCTAAGATACCGGTCAAACCAGTCGTACGGCCAAAGTGAGTCATCAAATTCCCCTACATACGACCAGTCCTCGTCATAACTGTATTCAGAATCAGTGTCACTGTGACTTACTGCGGCGATCAAGTGCATTGCATCATTGATCTGATTGGTATATTTGAGTGAGAATGCATCTGTCAGCTGTGTATCTTTACCCGGTTTGTCTGCATGGGACACTCGTGAATTGTCCAGTGTAAACGCATCATAACCATTGTCTATATCTGCATGAATGTAGTTAATATTCATCGTACTGGTATCGGTAATAAGCCATTTGAGTGCTGCTTTTACTGTCAATTCATCGATATTGTTCGTATCGTCACGCCCGAGATAGCTGTTCTCCATATACCCGTCACTACTGTTCTTGTAGACAGAGATACGTCCAAGCAGTGTATCATCGATAATGCTGCCACCGACTGCCGCACCGACCGCTTTGGTATTGTAGTTTCCCACTGTTGCTTCAAAATGGCCGTTCGTTTCTGCCGTAGGTTCATTACTTTGGACCACGATCACACCGGCCATGCCATTGGCACCGAATGTCGTTCCCTGCGGTCCACGGAGTACTTCTACCTGTTTCGTGTCGAACAGTGTAATCCCCAGAGGGTTTTGTGAAAAGTCCATGCCATCAATGATGATACCGACCGAAGGATTGATCGGTGTTTCAAACTGGCTACGCTCACCGATACCTCTAATCTGCACATATTTTGCCTTGGATGCTCCTGCAGAAAAGTTGACATTGGGTGCCTGTGTAAGCGTTTCTATAAAAGGCTCTGTCGCCTTGTCATATAGATCCTCTTCGGCGAAGACCGTCATACTGTTGGTAACCTGTGAAAGGTTTGCTTCCCTGAAGTCTGCGCCGACTACAATAGGGTCAATGTTTACCTCTTCTGCGTAAAGTGCTGTCGAGACAAGTGCCGAAGCCGCCATGACCGATAATGTTAAAAATCTGGATTTCATAATAATTTTCTCCTAATGATTGATCATAGTGGAAGAGGAGTGTTTCAAGCGGGATAAATATCTTGCTGTAGACATTCGACTCTTCCTTACGCCGGTATGAACCGGGTCAAGTTCTGCGGGTGGTTTTCTCAGCCTTTATTACAAAAGACACCCCGAGAGTGATCTGTAGGTATGTTATACAAAAAATAATATTGTATTATCCTTAAATAGGACTATTTTACTCTCATTTAAAAGATCGGCTCCCTTTTTTCCTCATTTTTGGTATGATATTGCAAGTCTAATTCATCAGCATGTTCCAGCTTCCGGGAAAGAAAGTCTTTGGCTTCCGACACGCTTTCATTCATTTCCAGCCCTTTTGCAAGCCCTGTTGCTACTGCTGAAGAGAGAAGACAGCCTGTGCCGTGTGTATGGGTGGTGTCTATTCTTCTGTGAGCGAACGACTCCATAGTATCGTCTCGCTGTACAAGATGATCAATCGCCTCTTCAGCTTCACTATGACCGCCTTTAAGCAGTACTGCGTTCACACCCAGATCAAAAAAGGCTTGGGCAACCTCTTGGGTCTCACTTTCTTTTCCACTGTATGTGTGATGCTGCAGGGTATTGACCTCCGGAATGTTTGGTGTTATGAGATCGACCAGAGGGAAAAGTTCCTTTTTCATAACCTCTACAGCATCCTCTCGGATCAGTTGCCTGCCGCTTGAACTGACCAATACCGTATCTAAGACGATATTTTTCAAATCGTATTTTTGAATGACCTCAACAATACTTCGAACCACCTCTTTGTCGGCAAGCATACCGATCTTCACTGCATCCACACTGATGTCATCCAAAAGTACTTCAAGCTGTGCTCTGAGTATTTCGGGTGAAATATTCTGAACACTTTTAACACCCGTTGAATTTTGCGCAGTAACGGCAGTAACCGAAGAGAGAGCATACCCTCCCAATGCATGGATCGTCTTTACATCCATCACTACCCCTGCCCCACCATACGGATCAAATCCGGCAATGGTCAGTACCGTCGGCGTATGCTCAGACCCCATAGGTTTCAAATACCTCTATGAGTACTTTTGTTTTTTCCTTACTGACCTTGTCTGCCTCCAATACACCGGAGATCATCGCGATGCCACTGGCTGCTTTCGTCTGTGCAACCTCTTTGATATTATCGAGGGTAATCCCGCCGATAGCCACCACCGGATAGTCCACACTTTCCGCCCACGATTTCAGCAGTCCAATGCCCACCGTATTGTACTTCAACTCCTTGGAGATCGGTACAAAAACAGGGCCGATCGCGATATAGGAAGGTTCAAATCCCAGGGCGATATCGATCTCTTCTGGCGTGTGTGTGCTGATGCCCAGACGGATACCTGCATCAAATATGGCCGCTACATCCGCTTCCCGGATGTCTTCCTGCCCCAAATGAATACCGTAGGCATCATGCTCGATGGCAAGCTGCCAGTAGTCATTGACAAAAAGTCTGGCTTTGAATTCTTCAGATATCCTGATCGCTTCTATGATCTCTTGCTCAAGCGCTTTACCTTCCATATCCTTGACACGCAGTTGCGCTGTCGTGATACCGCATTCGTAAAGCGGTCTGAGTTTATCGGCTCTGTCCACGACCGGGTAGATACCCAGCGGGCTTTCGTTACATTTTGGAAATCTCATCTTTTTTCCTGTTCCTTTGGTGCGTGTCTACGCACCCTACAAAATTTCTGATCACTGTTACACACCTCTGTCACTGATTCTGGTGCCAGAAAGGTGTGCCGACCGTCGGTGTGGAGGGAGAAGCAAACTCACGCTCCTGCATTGCACCCGCTTCATACCCTGTTCGCCCGGCTTCAACTGCCAGGGAAAATGCCTTTGCCATGGCTAGAGGGTCCTGTGCAAGGGCCACTGCCGAATTGAGAAGAATGCCGTCATACCCCAGTTCCATCGCCTGGATAGCATGGGAGGGTTTTCCGATACCTGCATCTATGATGAGCGGCATTTCAGGAAAGGCTTCCCTGATCGCTTTGAGATTGTAAGGATTTATCAGCCCTTTCCCCGACCCGATGGGTGATCCCCACGGCATCAGAATGTTACACCCAACATCGACCAGTCTCTTGGCAAAAACCAGATCGTCCGTCGTATAAGGAAATACTTCAAACCCCTCTTGAATGAGTACCTTGGCTGCTTCTACCGTTTCATAAGGATCCGGCTGCAAGTTGTACTGGTCACCTATCACTTCAAGCTTGATCCAACTGGTCTTGAAGACTTCCCTGGCCATCATTGCAATGGTGATCGCTTCTTTGGCAGAGTGGCATCCTGCCGTATTGGGAAGTACTTCCATCCCCAGATCACGGATGATCTTCCAGAATCCTTCACCCGCTTCCTTGTTCACACCCTGTCGGCGCAGGGAAACAGTGACCACCTGTGAACCTGAAGCTCTGATCGATGCCTCCATAATTGCAGGTGAAGGGTAAAGCGCCGAGCCTATGAACATCCTTGAATTCAGGGTCTTACCACCGATCTGCCAGCTCTTCTCTTCCTGTTTCATATGTTGTGTCATTTTCATTCCTTTATCGGTGCGTGGTTACGCACCCTACATTGTACATTTATCCCGGATTATGCATTAGAATTACTTGAAATCTGCCAAACACTTGTGCTGTGGGTATTTTCGGAAAACTTAAGGTGCACCCGCAGGTGCATCGATGGTTTCTCCGTAAGTGCCCACGGTGCAATGGTTTGTGTGGCATTCTGTAATCTCTAATGCATAATCCGGGTTTATATTACCCTCCGCAGACCGGTGCGAGTATCTCGACCTCATCACCTTCACTCAAAAGTGTTTTTTCATAGCTGTCCGATGGTACAAAGGTCATGTTGTATGCCACAGCGCCCACTTTTTCGGAAAACCCAAGAAAAGCGATAAGTTCTGCAATACTCATTTGACCTGCTACCTCTTTGCTCTCACCATTGACTATGATCATCATGCACTCTCCTTCATACCGTGTTCATTCAAAAGCATTCCTTCCTTCAGTGCTTTTTCCACGACTGCGGGTGCCAACAAATACCCGTGTCTGTAAAGTCCGTTGATGCGCGTCAGGCCTTTTTCATTCTCTATGCGCGGCAGGTTATCTTTAAATGCCGGACGGCAGTTGGTCTCGGTATTGACCACCCGTGCCTCTCCAAAGCTGGGGTGCAGCGTATAGAGCGCAGAGAGCAGTTCCATGGAGGAGCGTACCGAAATAGGCGAACTGTCTTCACTCTCGATCTCCGTCGCCCCTATGAGATAACGTTTGTAACCCACCGTCTGAGACAACTTGCAGTCTTTACAATACTCGAGGTCTATTCCCTCGCATCCGTTCCCGCGGGGGACGATGTAGAGTTTGTAACGCGGGTGCATCAAACGTGTGGGACGGGAAATGTCGATGTCATTGGCTTCCACCCACATCACTTCACCACGGACACCGCGAAGGTCGTCAAAATGCTCCTTGGCTCCAAGACCTCTGGTATCAAAGACCCAGTCAAATGCTTCTACACCCTCTTTGGTATGTACCAGCCCCGCTTCGATCTTCTCTACAGGCGTGTACTCTCTAAAACTCACATTTTCATAACGGTCAAAGTAATTGACCGAAAAAGCCATAAAACGCTGTGCGTCGACCAGGCCTTCATCGGGGATATAAAAACCTTTCTGATGCGTGTAAAGGTCCGGTTCGAGTACAGTCATCTTCCCTGCATCAAGCAGATCGATATTGTCTGCCGTATTTACTTTGCGCTGAAGCATTCCGATGAAATGTTCCAGCTCACCCATATCCTGTCCATGAGCGGTAATGACCGTACCTTTCTGCTGATACCCGTCAAAAAGCCCGATCTGCCTGAGCAGGTCAGGCCATAGATCGATGGAGCGGTGGCCAAGATCGAATATGACCGACTCTGCCGTCTCCAGCTCCGCATAGGGAGCGAGCATCCCTGCTGCCGTGAAGCCTGCTGCCGTGACACCCTCT
This DNA window, taken from Sulfurovum lithotrophicum, encodes the following:
- a CDS encoding thiazole synthase is translated as MTQHMKQEEKSWQIGGKTLNSRMFIGSALYPSPAIMEASIRASGSQVVTVSLRRQGVNKEAGEGFWKIIRDLGMEVLPNTAGCHSAKEAITIAMMAREVFKTSWIKLEVIGDQYNLQPDPYETVEAAKVLIQEGFEVFPYTTDDLVFAKRLVDVGCNILMPWGSPIGSGKGLINPYNLKAIREAFPEMPLIIDAGIGKPSHAIQAMELGYDGILLNSAVALAQDPLAMAKAFSLAVEAGRTGYEAGAMQEREFASPSTPTVGTPFWHQNQ
- the thiS gene encoding sulfur carrier protein ThiS — protein: MMIIVNGESKEVAGQMSIAELIAFLGFSEKVGAVAYNMTFVPSDSYEKTLLSEGDEVEILAPVCGG
- a CDS encoding FAD-dependent oxidoreductase: MNIAIAGAGLVGRVVALNLLRSGNHTITFFDKDSKEGVTAAGFTAAGMLAPYAELETAESVIFDLGHRSIDLWPDLLRQIGLFDGYQQKGTVITAHGQDMGELEHFIGMLQRKVNTADNIDLLDAGKMTVLEPDLYTHQKGFYIPDEGLVDAQRFMAFSVNYFDRYENVSFREYTPVEKIEAGLVHTKEGVEAFDWVFDTRGLGAKEHFDDLRGVRGEVMWVEANDIDISRPTRLMHPRYKLYIVPRGNGCEGIDLEYCKDCKLSQTVGYKRYLIGATEIESEDSSPISVRSSMELLSALYTLHPSFGEARVVNTETNCRPAFKDNLPRIENEKGLTRINGLYRHGYLLAPAVVEKALKEGMLLNEHGMKESA